A genome region from Bemisia tabaci chromosome 3, PGI_BMITA_v3 includes the following:
- the LOC109030971 gene encoding E3 ubiquitin-protein ligase rnf8 isoform X2, whose amino-acid sequence METKMTDFLNYSVKELQCSICNELFIQPRIINCGHIICLFCLMEWKKEQKNCPLCRCLITSHCRCPTIDNIIDGIVRRFPESQKEERFKAVSSRDDVSTTPTIPPSLDTGNRYVTALVVRC is encoded by the exons ATGGAGACAAAAATGACCGACTTCCTCAACTACAGTGTGAAGGAATTGCAGTGTTCCATTTGTAATGAGCTTTTCATCCAg ccAAGGATAATCAACTGTGGACATATCATTTGTCTGTTCTGTCTGATGGAATGGAAAAAAGAGCAGAAAAATTGTCCCCTCTGCCGTTGCTTAATCACGTCACACTGCAGATGTCCAACGATTGATAATATTATCGATGGGATAGTCAGAAGATTTCCTGAAAGTCAGAAGGAAGAGCGATTCAAAGCAGTCAGTTCAAGAG ATGATGTTTCTACAACTCCTACAATACCTCCAAGCTTAGATACTGGAAATCGGTATGTCACAGCACTTGTTGTAAGATGCTAA